In Bacteroidota bacterium, a genomic segment contains:
- the yidD gene encoding membrane protein insertion efficiency factor YidD codes for MKRFIFLIFLLFPLLNLQAQTAGEVLLLQNVHLSEFPNKVKEIQKVESFNPIAGLFRFYKNYISSQDAVSCTFTPSCSEYALEALQKEGFITGFLNAFDRLERCNGLNRNYPLDISTGQFSDPLRNFHYQSTEVKCSR; via the coding sequence ATGAAACGATTTATATTTCTGATATTCCTCCTTTTTCCCCTGTTGAATTTACAAGCCCAGACTGCCGGCGAAGTCCTTTTACTTCAGAATGTTCATTTATCTGAATTTCCCAATAAGGTTAAGGAGATTCAAAAAGTCGAAAGTTTTAATCCAATTGCAGGCTTATTCAGATTCTATAAAAACTATATTTCATCTCAGGATGCCGTTTCATGTACCTTCACTCCTTCCTGTTCGGAATATGCCTTAGAAGCACTTCAAAAGGAAGGATTTATCACAGGTTTTCTCAATGCTTTCGACCGCCTTGAACGTTGCAACGGATTAAACAGAAATTATCCCCTTGACATAAGTACAGGACAATTTTCAGATCCGCTTAGAAATTTTCACTATCAAAGTACAGAAGTAAAATGTTCCAGGTAA
- a CDS encoding lasso peptide biosynthesis PqqD family chaperone, whose amino-acid sequence MSEKINKNTLIERKSDMVSSDMDGETVMMSIENNKYYGLNPVGSRIWELISQPISFESLITALTKEFKVNTGDCEKDVSDFLLKLKEKDLVNFSNPDYL is encoded by the coding sequence ATGTCAGAAAAAATCAATAAAAATACGCTGATTGAACGTAAAAGCGATATGGTTTCCAGCGATATGGATGGCGAAACCGTGATGATGAGTATCGAAAACAATAAATATTACGGATTAAACCCGGTTGGCAGCCGGATCTGGGAATTAATTTCACAGCCCATCAGTTTTGAAAGTTTGATCACTGCCCTGACCAAAGAATTTAAGGTCAATACCGGGGATTGTGAAAAAGATGTTAGTGATTTCCTGCTTAAGCTAAAGGAAAAAGATCTTGTCAATTTTTCTAACCCGGACTATCTCTAA
- a CDS encoding lasso peptide biosynthesis B2 protein — translation MSMGMVICKFLASSRMERGLFLQAWGYSAITAFIIRFFPMKVYRKWLGEEHKETPVQSLAENTELPQLISRAIRRCNKYAPWKTACYVQAFTAKIILRHHHLPSTLYFGLRKDRNGQLQAHAWLRCGTIMVTGNHEIENYTVVQFFS, via the coding sequence ATGAGTATGGGAATGGTTATCTGTAAATTCTTAGCCAGCAGCAGAATGGAACGCGGATTATTTTTACAGGCTTGGGGATATTCCGCAATTACGGCTTTTATCATCCGGTTCTTTCCGATGAAAGTATACAGGAAATGGCTGGGAGAAGAACATAAAGAGACACCTGTCCAATCCCTTGCTGAAAATACTGAATTGCCTCAGCTTATTTCCCGCGCCATCAGGCGCTGCAATAAATATGCACCCTGGAAAACGGCCTGCTACGTCCAGGCTTTCACGGCTAAAATAATTCTACGCCATCATCACCTTCCCTCCACCCTGTATTTCGGATTAAGGAAAGACAGAAATGGGCAATTACAGGCACATGCATGGTTACGCTGCGGCACTATTATGGTAACCGGGAATCATGAGATTGAAAACTACACTGTAGTTCAGTTTTTCAGCTAA